The genomic stretch ACGATTTCCAACGACCAGTTTTCCCAATATGTCACATCCCCGGTGCGTGGCATACGGCCAAGCAATAACATCACCATGCCGCTTAAGGTGTGGTAGCTGTTTTTGTCTTCATCGGGAACGGTGTTGAGTTCGAGTTTATCTTTAAGCTCGGGAATCGGAATTAAACCATCGAGCAACCATGAACCATCGGCGCGTTGTACCGCCCAAGCATCTTCGATATTTTGCGGCGTAAATTCACCGGTTAAGACTTCAAGTACGTCTTGCAAAGTCACCAAGCCTTGCAATTCGCCGTATTCGTCGACCAAAAACACCATCTCAACGCCAGATGAGCGCATTTGTTCTAGCAGCTCTAAACCAGTTAAGGTTTCTGGCACAAACACGCAAGGCTGCAGATGCGCCGAGAGATCAACCTCTTCGCCCTTAAGCACCTTTTTCAAGATTTCTTTGGTGCTCAGCACGCCGAGCATATTCTCCAAACCGTCGCGGCACACCGGAAAGCGCGAGTAGTCGGCCTGCGCCACGCGCGCCAAATTATCTGCAGTTGGTTCAGCCAAATCGAGATAAACCATATCGCCACGCGGCACCATTAAGGACGTAACCATCCTATCGTCCAAGCGCAATACATTACGCACCATCGTGTGTTCGTGCTCTTCAATTAAACCCGCTTCGGAGCCTTCGATCAGCATCGCGTCGATTTCATCTTGTGTGACCGATTGCGTCGCATTTTGATTGGCACCCAAGACGCGCAAAATGGTGCTGGTCGAGACACTCAACAAACGCACAAAGGGTCGAGTGACCATGGCCAGCATTTGCAAAGGCCGCGCCACCAAGCAGGCAATGAGTTCAGGGCTAATTTGCCCCAATCGTTTGGGCACCAATTCGCCCAATACAATCGAGAAGTAGGTCACGGAAACGACCACACAGACGGTGGCGCTGGTGTCACTCAGGTGCTCTGGCAGACCAAAAGTCATCAGCCAGTCGGCAAACGGTTCGGCCAGTACCGACTCACCGACAATACCGCTCAGAACACCAATCGAGGTAATGCCGATCTGCACCGTCGACATAAATTTGGTTGGGTCTGCGCCCAATTCAAGCGCAACGGCTGCGCCTTTATTTCCTGCTTCGGCCATTTTGCTCAGCCGCGCCTTACGCGCAGTCACAAGGGCGATTTCCGACATTGCAAACACGCCGTTAAGCAAAATCAGACCGAGTAAGATCAATATTTCCATGAAGATGAGTATGTATTTGAAGAACCGCTATTGTGCCACAAGCAGCTTAAACGTAAGCGGTGATATTTAGCACGCTCGACAAGCAAGAAAAACAGCAACGTATTACCCTGCAAGCCTTAATAAATTAGACCAACAACGCAATACCCACATCAGGTATTATTTAGCGGGGCTAGACCACTTGGCGCGTAACTGCTGCACCGTGCCATTATTACGTATCAGTTTATAGCCTTGGTTAAACTGCTCTAAGGCCCACATGCCTTGCGGATGGCGCAGGCTAAAACCGATAAATACTAGTGTGTGGGTACTGGGGAATGCAACATTCACTTGCCTAGCCACACCAGCACTTTCTGCCCAATATTGCGAACCCTGCAAATCGTTCGAGATCACTAACGCAGCATCTAGTTGGCCAGCAGCTAAACGCCGCAAGCTAATTTGCTCGGTGCGCGATGGAATAAACGCCACGCCTCTTTTTAGTGTCTGCATCGCTGTATCGGCATATTCATAATCTTTTACGATGCCCACTTTCAGCGGCGCAGCCAACTCAGATTCGCTATGCACTTTTAAGGGCTGAGCTTTGTTTTGGAAATACACCCCCAAGGCGCGATATAAAGGCTCATCGGCAAATTTTACTTTGCCTTCAAATGCCGGATCCCACGCCATATTAAAACAAGCCGACGTCGCGCCTTCGAGCACCAGCGCTTTACACCGCGAATACGGCACCACATTCAATTTTACTTCGACGCCAACAGCAGCAAAAGCGGCCCGCACAACATCGTTGGCGTAACCTGTGCCATCGGCTTTGGAAAAAGGCTCTGCGGCATCTTCCACCATAATGTCTAGCGGAGCTGCCGCTACCGGAAAACACACTGCCAAAGAAACACAACACACTGCGACGAAACGGGGAAGTGAGATCCAAGCAACCATGACGCAATCCGAGCCACAAAATTACTTTATAGGCGGCACTGCGGCATGCGACAGAAATTTCTGTAATCTTTGTGTCATGGCTTCGCAGATCAAACTGCGCTTAGATTTCACCCCATTTGCGCAGCAAATTATGATAAACCCCAGTCAATTGCACCGCGGCTGGGGTATCACCCATTTCTGTGCGAATTTGGCGGATGCTGGTATCCAAATCAAACAAGAGGCTACGCTCGCCCACATCTTTAATCATGCTTTGCATCCACATAAACGACGCCACGCGTGTACCGCGCGTGATGGGTTCAACACGATGCAGGCTGCTTGATGGATACAAAATCATATCGCCCGCAGCCAGTTTCACTTCGTGCAGGCCAAAGGTATCTTCAATGACCAATTCACCGCCATCGTATTCATCCGGCTCAGAGAAAAACAGCGTAGCCGATAAGTCGGAGCGCACCCACTCGCCGGTTTCGGTAATGCGGCGCACGGCATTATCAACGTGATTGCCAAACGTCATCCCTTCGCCATAGCGATTAAATAGCGGAGGAAAAATCCGTTTGGGCAAGGCTGCAGCAAAAAATAAATCATTATTAGCTAGCGCATCCAAAATCACTTGGCGCACGGCCACCGCCTGCGCGTCGTCATTCGGTAATTGCTCATTGTTTTTGACTTTGGCCGACTGGCTACCCGCAGTGATTCGCCCATCAAGCCAGTTGGCCCGATCTAGACGAGCACGACAGGCTGCTACGGTTGCAGTATCGAGTACTTGAGGAATATGAATCAGCATAAATATGATTTCCAAAATAATGAGCAACTATGGCCGAGATATACTCGGCCATGTATTGCTTCATACTCTATTTAGAATATAGTCTTAGAACTTATACCCAGCGGTTAAACGCGCTGAACGCGCAACGCCCGGCACACTAAAGCCACCGTACAAGCCTTCGTAGTGCTTGGTATTGAACAAGTTATACACGTTCAATTGTAGGGAGAAGTCGCGGTGGCTCCATTCGGCCATCGCATCCCAACGCACATAGCTTGGCAGGTAAACGATATTGGCTTCGTTGGTGTAGCGTTTGGCCATCCAATTTGCCCCGCCGCCCACTTTCCAATTGCCGTCGATTTGGTAAGTCGACCACAAATTAGCCGTGTATTCTGGCGCATTGGCAGGCTGATTACCTTCTTGATCTTTGCGCAATGGATTGGCCACTTCGTCGATCACCGCATCCATCCAAGCGGCACCGGCAAATACATGCCATTTGTCCGTTATGCGGCCAGCACCTTCGATCTCGATACCATCGGTATGGCGTTTACCTGATAACAAGTACGGTTTCACAACGCCCGGTTCGATATCAGTTTGGCGCTCATTGGTTTTCTCGGTACGGAATACCGCGGTGCGCAAGGCCAAATCACCGTCCAGCAAAGTCCATTTCGCGCCGATTTCGTAGTTGACGTTCTCTTCTGGATCGGTCATCGCGCCTTTCGGGTCCATCGAATACGATTCAGCAGATGGGTTAAACGATGTACCGTATGACACATAGTACGATTGCTGCTGATCTGGCTGGTAAATCACCCCCGTACGCCAGCTCCACACATTATCGGTGCGGCTAGTGTCCGCACCTGCTGGCAATTTGGTGTAGGAAATATTGTCGGTACTGGCTTTAAAGCGATCGTAACGCGCACCGAGCAAAACTTTCCATTGCGGATTGATTTCAATCATGTCTTGCAAATAAAAGGCAACCGTATCCGCTTGCGCGTCAAAAGCCACGGTTTTAATCGGATCGCTACAATTGGCGGGTACACCACTGGTATTTGGATTGCCAACAGTCGTGCTTGGCATTGCGCAAGATTGCGGCAAACCATTTGCACCCAGTTTTTGACCTGGGCGCGTATCCACTTGCACGCGACCGGTGTTAAACACGCTTTCACGCGTCAACTCTACGCCCGCCAATACATTGTGGCGAATCGCGCCGGTTTCAAAATCCCACAGCAAATCGGTGACGTTAGACAAAATTTCCTGTTCGCGATCACGCAATTTGCGACCGCGGGTAATTACTGTGTTATCCGACAGCGCTTCTGACGTATTAGCAAAGCTCAGACCCGGCGCATTGGCGCGCAAATCCAGATCATATTTACCGTAACGAGTCGCGTTTTTGATCGTCATATTCGGGTTGATCTGATGCTGAACGCTTAAAGTTGTCACATCAGTGCGTGTTTTTTCTTGGTCAAAGTCTTTTAAACCATAGAATGTCTCAACGCGATCAATCGGCTGATCGTTACCATGAATTGAGCTATTGCCAGCTTTGGTGCTTGGCGTAGTCGCTTTACGGTAGTACGGCACACCGTAATCGGGCACATTGTTTTCTTCGTAATGCACATACGACAGCGTCACTTCAGTCGGACCACCGATTCCCCACTTAATGCTCGGCGCGACGCCCCAGCGATTCATTTCCGCACCTTCACGGAAGCTACCCGCTTTTTGCCCCATCATCGCTACGCGCACGGCGGTATTGTCGTTCACTGATTTATTCAAATCGGCTTCAGCGCGGTAATAGGCATCAGTGCCAATCGACGCTGAAATCTGATTAATGTCGCCCAAATATGGGGTTTTGGTTACTTGATTCACCACACCGCCAGTCGAGCCACGGCCATACAGCATCGAGGCTGGGCCGCGCAAAATTTCTACCGTATCAATAAAGAAGGTATCGCGGTTGTATTGCGCTGCATCGCGGAAATTATCCAGATACAAATCGTTTGATGCATTAAAGCCGCGAATACGCACGCCATCACCGCTGGCGCCGCCTTCGGCTGCGTTAAAGGTTACGCCGACCGCATTACGCAGCGCTTCTTTGAGCGAATTGGCATCTTGGTCTTGCATCAATTGCTGCGTGACACTAGTGATCGACTGTGGCACATCACGGGTATCTTGCTGAGTGCGACCAACAGAAACCGTTGGCGCTTTATACGTATCGACCGTATCTTTCTTACTTGGGTTTTGTGCTGTCACTTCAACCGGTTTGAGTACGGTCTCTTCCGCGTGTACACCGCCCGCTACCACACCAAACAACGCTGCCGCTGCTGGGTATTTGGCCAAATGGCGTACGCCGGTTTTTTTCTTGTGGATCTCTCTCATGGTCTTCTCGTTTTAACGACTTCTAGGGAAAAAATGGGCAAAAAAAAGGCGGGATTAACCCGCCGTGTTTCGGTTAATCTAAAAATCAGGGCCAAGCGACACCTACCGTCGAACTGACGGAGTTAAGCAGTCTTAAGTAGGTACAGCAGATCAACCTTGACTCCTTGCCCTGCTCGAGCAAATGGATTAATTGAAAACACCGCGGGGATCCCGCCCGTTCAAGCGCGTTTGCTTTAATACAAATGTGTTCTTTACGTTTACTTCGCAGTCGCTTCACCATTGGTCATCAGACCAATGCGCGTCAGCCCCGAGCGCTGTGCAGCTGCCATCGCCTCGGCAATGCGCTCGTACTGCACGGTTTTATCCGCATATAAATGCACTTCGGTCAGCGGGTCTGCGGCAAAAGCGGCGGCAAAACGTGGCTCGAGCGCAGCCACTTGAATCGGCGTTTGATCGTCGAGCAAACCGCCATCGGCTTGCAGCGTTAATTTAATTGGCTGCTTCGTTTGCTCAACCACCGCCGCGGTGGCTTTGGGTAATTCAACGCGTACCGCGTGCGTCATCACCGGCGCAGTCACAATAAACACCACTAGCAGCACCAGCATTACATCGACCAGCGGCGTGGTATTGATTTCCGCCATTGGCGCTGCATCTTGCGAGGAAAAACTACCGAATGCCATGGCCACCCTCCGTCAACAGCTGAGCATGCAAATCATGGGTAAAGCCATCGAGCTCTTGCGCCAAACGACGGTTACTGCGAATAAACGCGTTGTACGCTACGACCGCAGGAATTGCGACCGCCAAGCCAGCAGCAGTGGCAACCAAAGCTTCACCAATTGGTGCGGCAACGGTAGTTAGCGATGCATTTCCCGCCGTCGCAATCCCCACCAGTGCGTGATAAATGCCCCACACCGTGCCGAACAGGCCAATAAATGGTGACACCGAACCGGTTGTCGCCAACCAAGTCAGACCACGCTCCATCTTGGCCGTTTCTTGGCTGAGCTTGGTGCGCAAATTGCGCACTAAATAATCATCGAGCGAAACAGCTTGTCCTAAACCGCCGCCTTCATGCGCACGGTAGTGGCGCAGGCTATCGGCGCCTGCACAAGCCAGTTTCGCGGCTGGCGCCTGATGCTTCACCGCCAAACTAAGCGCTTCTTGCCAGTCTTGGGCTTGCCAGAACGAGGCCATAAATTTTTGCTGATGGCGCTTCATCACCCACAATAAACGCGAGCGAGCAATAATCACCACCCAGCTCACAATAGACATCAGCACCAAAAGACCAAATACTGACTGCAAAATCGGATCACCCGAATGCAAAACCAAAGACAAATCCATCACAAACCCTTACGACTTTTTGATTGAAAAATTAACGGGTACAACGACAGTACCAGCAACCGCTTCATCACCCTTTTTCGCCGGCACAAAGCGCCAGCGTTGCACGGTGGATTGCGCCACCGCATCTAAGCGCGGATAGCCACTGCTTTTGTGTAATTCGATTTTTTCTGGCAAACCGGCGGCACTGACTAGCACGCGCAAATACACCACGCCCTGCTCGCCCAGCGACAATGATGCGGGCGGATACGGTGGCTTGGGGTTGCTTAAATAATTGGCGTGAAAACTCGGCGCACTCAATACAGGCTCAGCCTGCTGACTTTGCCCTTCCCTTCCGCTAGAGGGCACGACGGCAGCTTCAGTGCTGGGCTTAACTTGCTCCTTAGTTAGCTCAGCGTTTTGCACTTCTTTTGCGGCAGCCACCTCCATTGTCGAAACCCGATCTGGTGTTTCGGCTTGGGCTTGCGGCACCAAAATTCGTTTGGGCTGCGCGATGCGCTCCTGCACTTTCTGGCGCACCTCTTTAATTTTTTGTTTTACCTTTGCAACGGGCTTAGGCTCTTGTACCTGTGGTGCAGGCTGTGCTTGACCCATAGGCAAGGGCACAGCTTGTAAAAAGATGGGTTCATCGACTGGCTTAGCCTTTTGCATTTGTCCTAATTGATAAAACAATGCGCCATGGGCGAGCAGAACAGTAAGGAGTGTTTTTTTGCTATCGAGAATCATTCGCACATATTACCGACAATCATTCTCATTTGCAATATTTAGACTGTGATTCTTACATTAGAGATGTCTAGGGCGAGGCATCCAAGTGAATCATCTTCGACTCAAAAGAAAACCATGAGGTATACCCATAAAAAATATATATCAATTGATTCAAAGAGATATACTTAACGGCAGTATAGCTACGTGGGAATAAGTACTTTTCTGGCCTCATCGACCAAACGGCGTGATAGCCGCTCTAGACGCGGCGATTGCACCTTCCAGTGATGCCAATACAAACGCACGTCGGTGGGCTTTTGCGGAGCAACATCAATCAAAGCACCACTTGCAATGTAGGCGTCCGCCTGCAAATGCGGCACCATGCCATAGCCCAAGCCCAATAAAATGGCATGCAAATATGGTTCGCTCGCGGGAATGTGGTGCTCAGGATAGGCGCCGGGGCGCAACCCCAGTAGCTGCTGTAAAAATGTCGATTGCAAAGCGTCTTTGCGATTAAACACCATGACCGGCGCTTGACGGGCGGACTCGCGGCTCAGACCCGAGCTAAACCAGCGGCGATTAAATTCGGGTGATGCCAACATGCGATAACGCATTACCCCCAATTCATGCACCACACATCCTTGCATCGGATGCGGCTCAGCCGAGACACAGGCCAGGGCCTGCCCTTCTTGCATCAGGGCATAGGTATGATCTTGATCATCGACGGTTAGACTCACCAATACATTTTCAGTGATTAAAAATTCACTTAAAGCAGGCAACAGCCATGTACTTAAGGTATCGGCATTTACGGCCAGCGGCACAGTCAACGGCGCAGCGGCCTCGCCCGAGAAGCTGGCGAGAAAATCTTGTTCTAACAGCCGAGCACGCCGTAAATACTGAATTAACTGCTGCCCCGCCATCGTTGGCCGACATGGACGAGAGCGCACCAACAGCGGCGTACCAAGTTGAGTTTCTAGCTGGCGTACCCGCTGCGAAATCGCTGATGGCGTTAAATGAAGCGCGACCGCTGCCTGCTCAAAACTGCCACCATCAATCACCGCCAACAAAGCCTCAGCCTGTTTATGATCAAACTGCATACTCGCGCCTAAATTAAGATTTTTTAATGAATATAAAGATAATTTAAATATTCTGTATTTAGCAAGACCGCCACCGCACAATAACGCTCCAAGCGCTGCATTACATCATTCGCCCGCAGCGGCATAACAAAACCAATAACGAGTTCACAATCATGGCAAGCAGTGTGTTTTTTCAAGGGATGGCGCTTTGCGCGAGTTTAATCATGGCAATCGGCGCGCAAAATGCCTTTGTATTGCGCCAAGGCATTAGCCGGCAACATTTATTTACTGCCGCAATGACCTGCATTTTTTGCGATTTTTTATTGATGTCGGCCGGCGTGCTGGGCATGGGCAAGATGCTGCAAGCTCTACCTGATTTGCAAGTATGGATGGCAATTGCCGGGGCATTATTCGTTTTCTGGTTTGGTTTTCAATCACTAAAAAAAGCCTTTAAACCACAGGCGATGGTACTCGATCAAAGCGAGCAAGAAGCGAAAACAGCCAAAAGCGTGATCTTCGCCGCCTTGGGTTTTTCTATTTTGAATCCGCACGCGATTCTAGATACCGTGGTCTTAGTCGGCGGCATTGGCGCCCAACAGGCACCAGCCAACCAACCGATGTTTTTAATGGGTGCGGTGAGCTTTTCTGCGCTGTGGTTTTTATCCCTCGCCTACGGAGCTAGCAAACTCGCCCCCCTATTTGCTAAACCGATCGCTTGGCGGATTTTGGATGGCTTGATTGCACTAATGATGGCTGCAATTGGTGTTTCACTATTAAAAATGAGTGGCATCTTTGCTGCCTAAATTTTAAGCAGCGCAGCAAAATCCAATAGAAACAATACGCTAGCCAAACCATCCACAGCTTATTCATTCATCTATGCCAGCAAAGCGGGGATTAAACCTACCGCTCATCCCCGTTTTGCTTGTTTTTACACCAATCATCCTCTAATCAATCCGATCAAGCACTTAGCCTACTTACCCACAAGCAATGTGGGTTTTTATCCACGTGTATCGTGGATAAGCACGTGTTTCGATAAATCGGTTGAACTCTATTTTCGATTTCGCCACAATCTACTTGACGTATACTGTCAGAAGCTTGATCTAATTGACGTTCAGGCCGATACCCCCACTCTTTACCCCGAGCGTAATCATGAATATTGAAAAAGTCATTTTTGGTTTTTTTATTTTGCTGGCTTTTACTCTGAATTTTGGCTTCGTCATCGGTGAAATAGATGTTGCGCATCAGCACGATGTATTTGAATTATTTGCCGCGATTGTCGTCAATTTAATCGCCACCACACTGAAATTTGGAGATCGCACCCAAGTGGGTGCGCTGCATTTGGCCACGAGCTTAGTTGCTGATTTGCAATTAATTACCGCGGCTTTAGTGTGGGGCCATGCCGAATATGTTTCCGGCGTGGGGATGACGCCGGGTGTAACGTCAATGATCGTGTCGTTCGCAGCTGGCGCATTGGCAGCCAATGTGGTGTCCGTTGTGCTATTGATTGGCGAAACACTGCAGCACCGCCGCTAATATGGATGGCATTTTCTTTCTGATGCTACGGCGCTTACGCGCGCCGATAGTCATGTTGATCGGCATCTATGCCGTTGCTGTTTTGGGCTTGGTGTTGATACCCGGTGTCGATAGCGACGGCAAGCCGTATCACATAGATTTTTTTCACGCCTTTTACTTTATTAGCTATACCGCCACATCGATTGGTTTTGGCGAAATTCCGCACCCGTTTACCTACCAACAGCGGCTGTGGGTACTACTTTGCATCTATTTAGCGGTAACCGGCTGGGCCTACGCGATTGGTTCGATCTTTGGCTTGATGCGCGATGAATCGCTACGCAAGGCGATTGCCTACGCGCGTTTTCGTCGCAAAGTACGCCGTATCACCGAGCCGTTTTATCTGATCTGCGGTTACGGACAAACCGCCAAACTGCTCTGCAAAGTACTAGATGATCTTGATATCCGTTTTGTCATTATCGAGCAGCGGCAAGAGCGAGTGAATGATATTGCATTGGCTGACTTTCATTATGACACCCCGTGCTTTGCGGGTGACGCATCCAATCCGGAAATATTACAAATCGCCGGCATTTTGCACCCGCAATGTATCGGGATTGTGGGGATTACCGGCAATGAAGATGCCAACCTCGCCATTGCCATCAGCGCCTATGTCATGCGGCCTAAGTTACTCTCTATTTGCCGCAGCCGCAATCAATCTGTTGCCGACAATATGGCCTCATTTGGCACCAATAAAGTCATTAATTTATTTGAAACGGTCGGTCGAAAATTCGCTCGTCGGCTGCAACAACCCGCCGTGGCTCAGCTGTATGATGTACTCACTGATTTTCCCGGCAATCCAATTACTTACGAGCAATCACCGCCCTTAGGCCATTGGGTGATCGTTGGCTTTGGTCGCTTTGGTGGCGCGGTGTATAAATCCTTGCTCGCAGCCGGATGTAGCGTATCGGTGATTGACCCAGAACCACAGCCGCATATTCCTGCACAGGATTTCACACTGGCACTAGGCGTCGATGCACAGGCATTGCTCAAGGCCAATATCCAAAACGCAGTGGGTTTACTGGTGAGTCACGATAACGATGCGAATAATCTCTCCGCACTCGCCACCGCCCGCGAGCTCAACCCACATATTTTTACCGTGGCGCGGCAAAACCTTGCCCATAACCATATTTTATTTACCGCCTTTAAACCGAATATTACGTCGATTCGCGCACAAATTATTGCGCACGAGTGCTTAAGCGCAATGGAAAATCCTTTATTGGCTGACGCCATCGCCCTCATTCAGCATCAATCAGAAAGCTGGGCCAATGCTTTACTTCCTCGCATTCATCAGCTCAGTCACGGCAAAGTACCTGAAATCTGGCGCATTCAATTGAATGCGCAAAATACGACCGCAGTTCATGCCATGCTCGCTCAGCCCGTCCCGCCGCTGCAAATCAGGCATTACACCCACGATGCCCTAAACCACGGCGATGAGTTGCGCTGCCTCGCTTTACTGCACCGCCATGCAGGGCAAGATACGCTTCTGCCCGAACTTGATACGCAATTGCATTTTGGCGATGAACTGTTATTTATTGGCGATCATCACGCGCGTATCGCGCACAACGCCGTGCAAGAAAGTATTAGCCTGCTCGATTACATTCGCACCGGCCAAGAGCAGCCACAAAGTTGGATCTTTCGCCGATTGGCGCAACGGCAAAAAGACCGCCGTGATGCCGCTATCGAGCAGCAAATTGATTAATTTTTAATCAATAGCTAAATAAACTAATAGAACAACAACTTAACTTATTTATCCACACCTTACTCAAGCCTCTATCCTCTCAGGATGGGAATAAGTAAAAAAATTGGCACTATAGATTAGCTTTTGCACAACACAAGCAAAAATCATAAAAAAAGCCCGATTAAGGGCTTTTTTTATGCTCATCTATCGCCATGTTGATTATTTTTTAATCAATAGAAATTAAACTAATAATTACAATAACTTAATCAAATTATCCACAACTTACCCCAGCAACTGTCCTTTTTAACTGGGCATAAGACCGCTCAGGGAAACATAATAGATTAAATAATAGGCAATGCAAGTTTTTGCCATTACAACAAGCATTTAGCCTGCTTACCCACAGCCTATACATTTTCTTATGCACGCCAATTGTGAATCGCTGTGAATTGAAGCTCTGTATAAACAAGCCGCATAAAAAAGGCGCTTCATAGCGCCTTTAATATTGGTTCATTCACAGCAAGTTTTGCGGCTGCCCTCGTAAAAATCCGCTGATATTGTCGATCAGCTGATCGGCCAAGGTTTGCATCGTTTGCACACTGGCCCACGCCACGTGTGGCGTAACAATCAGATTGGGCAGATTTGCCGCCAGTAATGGATTTCCGTCCCGTGGTGGCTCGGTCACCAACACATCGACACCAGCCCCAGCAATACGCCCTGCTTGCAGCGCCGCCAGCAGCGCGGCTTCGTCTATCAGACCACCGCGAGCGGTGTTAATCAGCAAGGTATTACTTTTCATTTGCTCGATTTCTACCGCGCCGATCAGATTGCGCGTTTGCTCGTTCAGCGGGCAATGCAGACTAATCACATCGGCGGTACGCATCGCTTCATCCCAGCTTAAATAGCCAGCACGCACGCTCGTTTCACCTTTGCGCTCGACAAAGAAGGTCTGCATACCAAACGCTTGTGCGAGTTTGGCGCTGGCTTGCCCTAGCGCACCCGAGCCGATCAAGGCCATGCGGCTGCCAGCCAAATCTTGCAGCGGTTCAGCAAACAAGCAAAAGCCCGGCGCTTGCTGCCATTCGCCTGCTTGCAATCGGCTGCGGTAGGCCAGCAATTGGCGCCGTAAGGCCAGCATTAACATCAGGGTATGTTCCGCTACCCCATGAATGGCATAGTCTCGGATATTACACACCCCCACCCCATATTCCCGCGCCGCTGCGATATCGATAATGTTGTAGCCCGTTGCGGCAACGGCAATCAGTTTTAAATCGGGCAATGCCGCGATTATCTCGCGCGTAATCGGCACTTTGTTGGTAATGACCACCTGCGCACCCTGCAAACGCTCAACAACTTGATCTGCAGCTGTTTGCGGGTATGACTGCCAGCGGTGCTCAAGCGCAATCGGCTTGAGCGGCACTGGTAGGGTTTCGGCGTCGAGAAAAACAATTAATGGAGCTGAATTCATAAGTCACTAAGCAAAAGTTTACGCACAAGGCGGTGAAGCCGAAGATAGTACTCCTCGTACAGCAAGGCAAACCAACGCAGTACGTAAACTTTTGCCTAACTCGATCACAATTGATGACCAAAATGGGTTTGCGCAAAACCAAGCAAGGCTTGGCTTAATAATTGAGCAGGCCGCGTTTGCCGCGCCCAGTGGTGCCAGAACAGCGGCGTTGAATGCGCAAGCGCCGGCAACTCGCACAATAGGCCACTGGCCAAGTCCGCCTGCGCTTGCGCTCGCGGCACTACGGCGTAGGCAAAACCGGCCAAAGCGGCGGCATACAAAGCATTGCTATCGGGAATCACATGGCAGGGGTATTGGCCTTCGAGCAGTTGCCAGCGCTCGCGCAGCAAGCGGCGATGCAGGCTTTCCTTGTGACCAAACACCGCTGCTGGCGCTGCGGCTAAATCGCTCGCCTGTAGCTCAGTTTGCCAATTTAGGGCGAAATACTGAGCTAGAAAGTCTGGTGTAGCAACGCCAATGTATTCCATACTCCCCAGTGGTAACACCCCGCAGCCAGCCACTATATTTGGCTGCGTACTAATACATCCAGATACTTCGCCCGACCTTAATAGATCGAGGGTGTAGGCTTCATCATCAACTACACATTCAAGTAGCAAGCGCTGTTGCGCCAGCAAAGGAG from Chitinibacter sp. SCUT-21 encodes the following:
- a CDS encoding ArgP/LysG family DNA-binding transcriptional regulator; this encodes MFDYKLLEALDMVLRCGSFDAAAKRLHLTPSAISQRIRQLEERHGEVLLRRENPLRATATGEKLLAHVRQVRSLEGELDEQLAQESTVSEWVTLRVGVNADSLALGLLSALAPLLAQQRLLLECVVDDEAYTLDLLRSGEVSGCISTQPNIVAGCGVLPLGSMEYIGVATPDFLAQYFALNWQTELQASDLAAAPAAVFGHKESLHRRLLRERWQLLEGQYPCHVIPDSNALYAAALAGFAYAVVPRAQAQADLASGLLCELPALAHSTPLFWHHWARQTRPAQLLSQALLGFAQTHFGHQL